In one Arenibacter antarcticus genomic region, the following are encoded:
- a CDS encoding formyl transferase, producing MDINKSPKKIVMITGEGEYPVMVYNYLNENNIAIGHLIIEDPIETQIFLKRRIKKLGVIKVFGQILHRLVIVPILKVTSTERIQKIKEIGRLNSILPNNVIISKVPSVNSKKCIDLLQELDPMLVVIVNTRILNKTTLSSISGKFINIHAGITPYYRGWHGGYWALVRKDTKNCGVTIHVVDDGIDTGKIVYQGIIQISKRDNYYTYPFLQLLIGLPLLKSAIEDLRDHKINNYKTDDVEIGTLFYHPTIWEYLYNRIVKKVK from the coding sequence ATGGATATAAACAAATCTCCAAAAAAAATTGTCATGATCACCGGTGAGGGGGAATATCCAGTAATGGTATACAACTATTTAAATGAAAATAACATAGCTATAGGTCACTTAATTATTGAAGATCCCATTGAAACTCAAATCTTTCTAAAACGAAGAATCAAAAAGCTGGGAGTTATTAAGGTATTTGGACAAATCCTCCATCGTCTGGTCATTGTTCCAATTCTTAAAGTAACTTCGACTGAAAGAATCCAAAAAATTAAGGAGATAGGTCGGTTAAATTCCATTCTTCCCAATAATGTTATCATCTCAAAAGTTCCGTCGGTAAACTCAAAAAAATGCATTGATCTCCTCCAAGAATTAGATCCAATGCTAGTCGTAATCGTAAATACACGGATATTAAATAAAACAACACTATCTTCTATCTCTGGGAAATTCATCAATATCCACGCAGGAATTACGCCTTATTACAGAGGATGGCACGGCGGTTATTGGGCGCTTGTACGCAAGGATACCAAAAATTGTGGTGTCACCATCCATGTGGTAGACGATGGTATAGATACTGGAAAAATAGTGTATCAAGGAATAATTCAAATTTCAAAAAGGGATAATTATTATACCTATCCCTTCCTTCAACTTTTAATCGGTCTCCCTTTACTGAAAAGCGCGATAGAAGACCTAAGAGACCATAAAATAAACAATTACAAGACCGATGATGTAGAAATAGGTACTCTTTTTTATCATCCTACCATCTGGGAATACCTTTATAATAGAATCGTCAAAAAAGTTAAATAA
- a CDS encoding peptidoglycan bridge formation glycyltransferase FemA/FemB family protein produces the protein MTNIVILDKKREWDNVIESCDYSDFYHTYEYHCIARNESDQPILIKYSENDKVIALPLLLRKIKGTKYQDATSVYGYSGPVTKNIYPSFNNSQYTKALQELFLELNIISVFSRLNPFIPNQKIVLNRLGEVSFSGNVVYIDLKQDLETQKRNYNRRLKSYINKSRKEYTVKVCTKTSELEAFIELYYENMKRVNASKSYFFSKDYFFSLFNSQDFKTEVLIAIQNASKKIIAGAMFVKKNTIIQYHLSGSSEEFLYLNPVKMLIDEMRIKGTKENYQYYNLGGGLGGVEDSLFRFKSGFSKDLKEFELWKYIINQAAYDQLYAINQQREGNNNLDNLNSYFPAYRWKNKD, from the coding sequence ATGACAAATATTGTAATACTGGATAAAAAGCGGGAATGGGACAATGTAATTGAGTCCTGTGATTATTCCGATTTTTACCATACTTATGAATACCATTGTATTGCAAGAAATGAAAGTGACCAGCCTATCCTTATAAAATACAGCGAAAATGATAAGGTAATAGCACTTCCACTATTGCTTCGTAAAATAAAAGGCACCAAATACCAAGATGCCACCTCTGTATATGGATATTCTGGTCCGGTAACCAAAAATATATATCCCAGTTTTAATAATAGTCAATATACAAAAGCCCTACAGGAGTTATTTCTAGAGTTAAACATCATTTCAGTCTTCTCAAGATTAAATCCTTTTATTCCAAATCAAAAAATTGTTTTAAATAGATTAGGTGAAGTTTCTTTTAGTGGAAATGTAGTCTACATTGACCTAAAGCAGGATTTAGAAACCCAAAAGAGGAACTATAACAGAAGACTTAAATCCTATATCAATAAATCTAGAAAGGAGTATACCGTTAAAGTTTGTACCAAAACCAGTGAATTGGAGGCATTTATTGAGCTATATTATGAAAATATGAAGCGTGTTAATGCGAGCAAAAGTTATTTTTTTAGCAAAGATTATTTTTTTAGTCTTTTTAATTCCCAAGATTTTAAAACGGAGGTTTTAATAGCTATACAGAATGCGTCTAAAAAAATAATTGCTGGTGCCATGTTCGTGAAAAAGAATACTATTATTCAATACCATCTCTCAGGCTCAAGTGAGGAATTCCTATACTTAAACCCAGTTAAAATGTTAATAGATGAGATGAGAATTAAGGGAACCAAGGAAAATTATCAATATTATAATTTAGGTGGAGGCCTGGGCGGCGTTGAAGATTCTTTATTTAGGTTTAAATCTGGATTTTCCAAAGATTTAAAGGAATTTGAATTATGGAAATATATAATAAATCAGGCTGCGTATGATCAATTATATGCTATAAACCAACAAAGGGAGGGGAACAATAATCTAGACAATTTAAATAGTTATTTTCCCGCATATCGATGGAAAAACAAGGATTAA
- a CDS encoding PQQ-dependent sugar dehydrogenase: MKLRSQPFASFIVLFIISALCSAQISYQDAFPNLSFEYPTEIQPANDGSDRLFVLEQPGRIKVFQNDENTQIAETFLDLTTTVSFSSGQEIGLLGLAFHPNYRNNRYFYVYHTRQSSLSGVYVEIVLARYTVSADDPNRADPDSGLEIFSFDKNQGNSNHNGGKIAFGPDGYLYISIGDGGGGSDPNKNAQNLDNVFGSILRVDVDLDGNNPLESNPDLPNGNYEIPSDNPRVGLSGLDELYAWGLRNTWKFSFDGPTGLLWGADVGQGDREEINIIQRGGNYGWNRFEGNTVEDASTVLTTTPDIKPIFEYGRSNGDISVTGGYLYRGPDNDPKIKDKYIYGDYSSGRVWALDYDATNGTANSELLFRTDGQYISSFGMDSAGRLYFSDYGTQAKIYKISGSKGEPQTVAVNGVGHWTTLGAGTNGEVEAIASDADGKVYIGGQFSMAGGKAANNLALYDPSTGWSTIGDGPNGKVMSIAIATNGNLYVGGDFSQIGGIAANNIAVWNGIQWAAMGTGTNGPVAAINLTADGKTYIGGTFETADNSTVNNIAVWTSGAWVPLQDTTTGIAGTNNEIRAISIDQNGDVYIGGNFDAAGGNNAPRIAVWNGTHWSSLGAGTSGFVQAINITPTHIYAGGNFAIAGGATVNRIARWNRNSLQWEAMGTGLSGNVNAMQHDDTYLYAAGNFQTASDNGNIDKIMNGMARWSVGQGWEAMGEGTAVGVDNQVNALAFNTEKSQLYTAGNFNSAGSIDTKNLALWGVEINCIINSFEPVYTVDGILQTGEQEITVQEGAELILSVSPNITFSIQLVDNTVVSGNHTISNIAISQAGIYTFTSEEGCIKTLQINVAPLIEDTDNDGVPDDIDECPNTPPATVVDDKGCTISTIPTIPMDNYIISATGLSCISSDNGSISILSKDSEIATTVNLIGNDINNNYNFKENLEIDNLKAGGYKVCLSAEAYPDFQLCSQITITKPENLLVTSTLDKRNNVLTLKMSGGQQYNIIHNGQKVITEENLYQLRMTGSLNVVQVSTDNYCQGTFEKTFSANSSYVYPNPFRDDITINSIDDTSNVVKTSIYSSMGVLILSDTSHYLNEKVHIQTSYLPSGVYYLFVDNGKTIVSHKIIKQ, encoded by the coding sequence ATGAAACTTCGAAGCCAACCTTTCGCCTCCTTCATTGTCCTTTTCATAATATCGGCGCTATGTAGTGCCCAAATAAGTTACCAAGATGCCTTTCCCAATCTCAGTTTTGAATATCCGACCGAGATACAACCGGCTAATGATGGTTCAGACAGATTGTTCGTGCTGGAACAGCCTGGTAGGATAAAGGTCTTCCAGAATGACGAAAACACCCAGATAGCCGAGACCTTTTTGGACCTCACCACAACGGTAAGCTTTTCCTCGGGACAAGAAATAGGCCTCTTAGGACTGGCCTTCCACCCCAATTACCGCAATAATAGATATTTCTATGTTTACCATACACGCCAGAGTTCACTCTCGGGCGTCTATGTGGAAATAGTACTAGCAAGGTACACTGTGAGCGCCGATGACCCAAATAGAGCGGATCCGGACAGTGGCCTAGAGATCTTTAGTTTCGACAAGAACCAGGGCAATTCTAACCACAACGGAGGGAAGATTGCCTTTGGACCAGACGGGTACCTCTACATCTCCATTGGAGACGGTGGCGGGGGTAGTGATCCAAATAAGAATGCACAGAACCTGGACAATGTCTTTGGAAGTATTTTAAGGGTAGACGTGGACCTAGATGGCAACAATCCCCTTGAGAGCAATCCCGATCTACCCAACGGAAATTACGAGATCCCCTCAGACAATCCTAGGGTAGGTTTAAGCGGACTGGACGAACTATATGCCTGGGGATTGAGAAACACCTGGAAGTTCTCCTTTGACGGTCCAACCGGACTACTATGGGGAGCAGATGTGGGACAGGGCGACAGGGAAGAAATCAACATTATCCAAAGAGGTGGCAACTACGGATGGAACAGGTTTGAGGGGAATACCGTAGAGGACGCCTCCACCGTCTTGACCACCACCCCAGACATCAAGCCCATTTTTGAATATGGCCGAAGTAATGGAGATATCTCCGTAACCGGGGGATACCTGTACAGGGGTCCGGACAATGACCCCAAGATTAAAGACAAATACATCTATGGCGACTATAGTTCCGGAAGGGTTTGGGCACTGGATTACGATGCCACCAACGGGACAGCTAACTCAGAACTGCTATTCAGGACCGATGGACAGTACATATCCTCCTTTGGAATGGACAGTGCAGGTAGGCTCTATTTTAGCGATTATGGGACCCAGGCTAAAATATACAAGATTTCAGGAAGTAAGGGGGAGCCACAGACAGTCGCCGTAAACGGTGTGGGCCATTGGACTACCTTAGGAGCCGGCACCAACGGCGAAGTGGAGGCCATAGCCTCGGATGCAGACGGCAAGGTCTATATAGGAGGACAGTTCTCCATGGCAGGAGGCAAAGCCGCCAACAACTTGGCGCTGTACGATCCCAGTACTGGATGGAGCACTATAGGCGACGGACCCAATGGCAAGGTGATGTCCATTGCAATAGCAACCAACGGGAACCTATACGTTGGGGGCGATTTTTCCCAGATCGGGGGGATAGCGGCCAACAACATCGCTGTATGGAACGGTATCCAATGGGCCGCCATGGGAACAGGGACCAATGGGCCAGTAGCGGCCATAAACCTTACTGCCGATGGAAAGACTTATATAGGGGGTACCTTCGAGACAGCAGACAACAGCACTGTAAACAATATTGCGGTATGGACAAGCGGGGCATGGGTCCCATTACAGGACACAACAACTGGAATAGCTGGAACCAACAATGAAATACGCGCCATTTCTATAGATCAAAATGGCGATGTCTACATAGGAGGTAATTTTGATGCCGCAGGAGGTAATAATGCACCAAGGATAGCCGTATGGAACGGGACCCATTGGTCTAGCCTAGGAGCCGGCACAAGCGGCTTTGTACAGGCTATAAACATTACACCTACCCATATCTATGCCGGGGGGAACTTCGCCATAGCAGGAGGCGCCACCGTCAACAGAATTGCCCGATGGAACCGTAACTCCTTACAATGGGAGGCCATGGGAACAGGACTCAGCGGTAACGTCAACGCCATGCAGCATGACGACACCTACCTCTATGCAGCCGGGAATTTCCAGACCGCTTCAGACAACGGGAATATTGACAAAATAATGAACGGCATGGCAAGATGGAGTGTTGGCCAAGGCTGGGAGGCAATGGGAGAAGGGACTGCCGTGGGAGTGGACAACCAAGTAAACGCTCTGGCCTTCAACACGGAAAAATCCCAACTCTACACAGCAGGTAATTTCAATAGCGCAGGATCTATAGATACCAAGAACTTGGCACTTTGGGGAGTCGAAATAAATTGTATCATCAACAGTTTTGAGCCAGTATATACCGTTGATGGGATACTACAAACAGGGGAGCAGGAAATTACTGTTCAAGAAGGAGCGGAACTTATTTTAAGTGTTTCGCCAAATATAACTTTCTCCATTCAGCTAGTTGATAATACTGTAGTATCTGGTAACCACACTATTTCAAATATTGCTATTTCACAAGCAGGAATTTACACATTCACTTCTGAAGAAGGCTGTATAAAAACGTTACAAATTAATGTAGCTCCATTAATTGAGGATACAGATAACGATGGTGTTCCCGATGATATTGACGAATGCCCCAACACTCCACCCGCTACTGTTGTGGATGATAAGGGTTGTACAATTTCAACTATTCCGACTATTCCAATGGATAATTATATTATTTCCGCTACTGGGCTCAGCTGTATAAGCTCCGATAACGGATCAATATCCATTTTATCCAAGGACTCTGAAATAGCGACTACCGTCAACCTTATTGGTAATGACATCAATAACAACTATAACTTTAAGGAAAATCTAGAGATAGATAATCTAAAAGCAGGCGGATACAAAGTTTGCTTATCAGCAGAAGCTTACCCTGATTTTCAACTATGTTCCCAGATTACAATTACCAAACCCGAAAACCTGTTGGTAACCTCCACCCTAGATAAAAGAAATAACGTACTTACCTTAAAAATGAGTGGCGGCCAACAATACAATATTATCCATAATGGCCAAAAAGTCATTACAGAAGAAAACCTGTATCAATTGAGAATGACGGGAAGTTTAAATGTTGTCCAAGTATCTACCGATAATTACTGCCAGGGTACTTTTGAGAAAACTTTTTCAGCAAACAGTTCCTATGTATATCCAAATCCATTTAGGGATGATATAACAATAAACTCCATAGATGACACCTCCAATGTGGTGAAAACATCCATATATTCTTCCATGGGAGTATTAATCTTATCTGATACGTCCCACTATCTTAATGAAAAAGTACATATTCAAACTTCATATCTTCCTTCAGGAGTTTATTATTTATTTGTAGATAATGGAAAAACAATCGTTTCTCATAAAATAATAAAGCAATGA
- a CDS encoding class I adenylate-forming enzyme family protein, with protein MNVFDYLFDTTQSLEKDFVLGPKETISFKKLHENSLKVASYLKVHVGEDQNIALVSPNSVFFITVYLGILKSGNVCVPLNFTIEQENLDFILETTACQTVFMSKNQQSKQLIGNGILHLDEVILQEILEHQKIEKLPTDCSGNKLAEIIFTSGSTGSPKGVMISHHNIIANTGSIIEYLNLTGYDIIAVVLPFFYCYGLSLLHTHLRVGGSMVLNNSFIFLGSVINDLKKYKCTGFAGVPSHYQILLKKSQNFKTTHFPDLRYVTQAGGKLHNVFVDEFTQAFPEIDFFIMYGQTEATARLSYLPPNMVSKKVGSIGKGIPGVSLKIVDNQGDEVKVGEEGELVAKGENIMLGYFKEPVETEKTIKNGWLYTGDIAVADKENFLYLKARKKEIIKVGGKRVSPKEIEEVILSVPEVVDCTITGVEDDILGESILATIVLNNPKNQIHMKEVILSKCVEKLSLYKIPQQMVFENSISISATGKKIKK; from the coding sequence ATGAATGTTTTTGATTATTTATTCGACACAACACAAAGTCTTGAAAAAGATTTTGTATTAGGACCCAAAGAAACAATTTCATTTAAAAAACTACATGAAAATAGTTTAAAAGTTGCTTCTTATTTAAAGGTTCATGTGGGCGAAGATCAAAACATTGCATTAGTAAGTCCCAATTCTGTCTTTTTCATTACTGTGTATTTGGGCATACTTAAATCTGGGAATGTTTGTGTACCATTAAATTTTACTATTGAACAGGAGAATTTAGATTTTATACTTGAAACTACAGCTTGCCAAACTGTTTTTATGTCTAAAAACCAACAGTCCAAGCAACTAATTGGGAACGGGATACTGCATTTAGACGAAGTAATTCTTCAAGAAATCTTAGAACATCAGAAAATAGAGAAGCTCCCTACAGACTGTTCCGGAAACAAATTGGCAGAAATTATATTTACTTCCGGCTCTACCGGTTCCCCCAAAGGGGTGATGATAAGTCATCATAACATTATTGCCAATACCGGGTCCATAATCGAATATTTAAACTTGACCGGTTACGACATAATAGCTGTGGTATTGCCATTTTTTTACTGCTATGGGCTTTCTTTATTGCACACCCATTTAAGAGTAGGTGGATCCATGGTGCTAAATAATAGCTTTATTTTTCTAGGATCTGTAATTAATGATTTAAAAAAATATAAATGCACAGGATTTGCAGGTGTTCCTAGCCATTATCAAATTTTGCTTAAAAAATCTCAAAATTTTAAAACCACCCATTTTCCGGACCTAAGATATGTTACCCAGGCGGGTGGTAAGCTACACAATGTTTTTGTAGATGAATTTACACAGGCCTTTCCCGAGATAGATTTTTTTATTATGTATGGGCAAACAGAAGCCACTGCCCGTTTATCTTATCTACCTCCCAATATGGTGTCAAAAAAGGTAGGCTCAATAGGAAAGGGGATACCTGGTGTATCCTTGAAAATTGTAGATAATCAGGGAGATGAAGTAAAGGTTGGAGAAGAAGGCGAACTTGTAGCAAAGGGAGAGAATATAATGCTGGGATATTTTAAAGAACCTGTGGAAACAGAAAAAACCATCAAGAATGGCTGGTTATATACAGGTGACATTGCTGTTGCGGACAAGGAAAATTTTCTATATTTAAAGGCCCGAAAAAAAGAAATTATAAAGGTGGGGGGAAAACGGGTAAGTCCAAAAGAAATAGAAGAAGTTATCTTATCTGTACCCGAGGTTGTAGATTGTACTATTACAGGAGTGGAAGATGACATATTAGGGGAATCAATTTTAGCTACTATAGTCTTGAACAACCCTAAAAATCAAATACATATGAAGGAAGTAATTCTTTCTAAATGTGTTGAAAAACTCTCACTTTATAAAATACCACAACAAATGGTTTTCGAAAATAGTATTTCCATAAGCGCTACCGGAAAGAAAATTAAGAAATAG
- a CDS encoding GNAT family N-acetyltransferase translates to MKNNPFTSNTFTRIWLKHFGKVKAFYSFNFIGDLSFYKPGRLPIYYNLGKNLTKGISYTLLPIQTKEFRKNVFIIYDVPSYFDIKLENSSDQLGLIKTKQYPGFLVDLNSYTDFNQYFSSTFSKSSRYKLNKYKKRLENCFDISYQMYYGEMDREVYDSTFNHFKQLLRKRFDDKGITNNNLDPKEWNFYHEVAFPMILEKKASLFVIYNDHTPIGVTLNYFSDHSVFDAITVFDISYEKFHLGSVTIMKLIEWSIDQRYQYFDFSKGYFDYKKRWSTRIYNFEYHLYYDKSSPVSTFLAKGIAIYFNFKQLLREKDINTKFHSLTYKLKNRKPKNDEKIEYLFTPIEDEALLTNYEEINRDSEEWVDLMSAIFEYLYLNNESYKLLKIKKNSNEDHKFTFEGRDKKMMLTISVAH, encoded by the coding sequence ATGAAAAACAATCCGTTTACATCCAATACTTTTACACGGATTTGGTTGAAGCATTTTGGTAAGGTAAAGGCTTTTTACTCTTTCAACTTTATCGGTGATCTGTCTTTTTATAAACCTGGTCGCCTTCCTATCTATTATAACCTCGGCAAGAATTTAACCAAAGGTATTTCCTATACGTTGTTGCCGATCCAGACTAAGGAGTTTAGGAAAAACGTTTTTATAATATACGATGTGCCCTCTTATTTTGATATAAAGTTGGAAAATTCCAGTGATCAATTAGGACTTATCAAAACTAAACAGTACCCCGGTTTTTTAGTAGATCTAAATAGTTATACGGATTTTAACCAATACTTCTCTTCCACTTTTAGCAAAAGCTCTAGATACAAACTAAATAAATACAAAAAACGATTGGAAAATTGTTTCGACATTTCATACCAAATGTATTATGGGGAAATGGACCGAGAAGTTTACGATTCCACCTTCAATCATTTTAAACAACTGTTAAGGAAGAGATTTGATGATAAGGGCATCACAAATAACAATCTAGACCCTAAAGAATGGAACTTTTATCATGAAGTGGCCTTCCCTATGATTTTAGAAAAAAAAGCTTCCTTATTCGTTATTTACAATGACCATACTCCCATCGGCGTAACCCTTAACTATTTTTCTGACCATAGTGTTTTCGACGCAATAACCGTTTTTGATATTAGTTATGAAAAGTTTCATTTAGGATCGGTTACAATTATGAAACTTATTGAATGGAGTATTGACCAAAGATACCAATATTTCGATTTTTCAAAGGGATATTTCGACTATAAAAAACGCTGGTCTACACGAATTTACAATTTTGAATATCACCTTTATTACGACAAGTCCTCACCTGTATCAACTTTCTTAGCCAAGGGGATTGCTATTTATTTCAACTTTAAGCAGTTGCTAAGAGAGAAGGATATAAATACCAAGTTCCATAGCCTAACCTATAAATTAAAAAATAGGAAACCCAAGAATGACGAGAAAATAGAATACCTTTTTACTCCCATAGAAGATGAAGCACTTCTGACTAATTATGAAGAAATAAATAGAGATAGTGAAGAATGGGTCGATTTAATGTCCGCAATTTTCGAATATTTATATTTAAACAATGAATCTTATAAACTATTAAAGATTAAAAAAAACAGTAATGAGGACCATAAATTTACCTTTGAAGGCCGTGACAAAAAAATGATGCTCACCATTTCAGTTGCCCATTAA
- the nadE gene encoding NAD(+) synthase, with translation MKPFSKDILFLENIDEVCNNIITKLKNDVYQKLQRRGAVIGISGGIDSSVCMALSAKAFGPEKVTAIMLPEQDSSDDSKNLALKLANKFDVNTLEENITQALDGFGCYNRRDEAIGRVITGFDPKVDKAKIEIKQNINKNIPAIFSITVIKPNGKVYSKLLPAKEYLQIVASTNFKQRSRMSMLYYHAERLHYAVIGTPNKHEVEQGFFVKHGDGAADVMPIGHLYKTQVYQLAAHLGVPQEIIDRTPTTDTYTAEQTQEDFFYQMPFKEMDLTWYGWENNYEAEEVGKVMGKTTQEIENIYKSFERKKKTTEYLRMRPIF, from the coding sequence ATGAAACCATTTTCAAAAGATATCCTATTTCTTGAAAACATAGATGAAGTTTGCAATAACATCATCACCAAATTAAAAAATGATGTCTATCAAAAATTGCAACGCAGAGGTGCTGTTATAGGTATAAGCGGTGGTATTGATTCTTCCGTATGTATGGCCCTGTCCGCCAAGGCCTTTGGTCCCGAAAAAGTGACAGCAATTATGTTACCAGAACAAGACTCCAGTGACGACAGTAAAAATCTAGCTTTAAAACTTGCAAATAAATTTGATGTTAATACATTGGAAGAAAACATCACTCAAGCTTTAGATGGATTTGGATGCTATAATAGAAGAGATGAAGCCATTGGAAGGGTAATTACAGGTTTTGATCCTAAAGTGGATAAAGCAAAAATTGAGATTAAACAAAACATCAATAAAAACATACCTGCAATTTTCTCCATTACCGTTATAAAACCTAACGGAAAGGTTTATAGTAAATTACTGCCTGCCAAAGAATACCTACAAATAGTGGCCTCTACCAATTTTAAACAACGCAGTAGAATGTCCATGTTGTACTACCATGCCGAAAGACTACATTATGCGGTTATTGGAACCCCTAATAAGCATGAGGTGGAGCAAGGCTTTTTTGTGAAGCACGGTGATGGCGCCGCAGATGTAATGCCTATTGGACATTTGTATAAAACACAGGTTTACCAATTAGCAGCACATCTGGGAGTCCCTCAAGAAATAATTGACCGGACCCCAACAACCGACACCTATACCGCAGAACAAACTCAAGAAGACTTTTTCTATCAGATGCCCTTTAAGGAAATGGATTTAACTTGGTACGGTTGGGAGAATAATTATGAGGCCGAAGAGGTTGGGAAAGTAATGGGTAAAACAACCCAAGAAATTGAAAACATTTATAAGAGTTTTGAAAGAAAGAAAAAAACTACTGAATATTTGAGAATGAGACCCATATTCTAA